A region from the Irregularibacter muris genome encodes:
- a CDS encoding DegV family protein — protein sequence MAVQIITDSAADLPKELIQEYSIDVMPLRVYLGEKEYIDGETIQPLEVFQNMREGTQYKTAQVPLQVFEDIFSKYAEKGQSCIYIAFSSELSGTYQSSVMAKQQVLEEYPDFDIEVIDTKAASMGFGLIVKYAAQMAQKGKTKEEIVEAIHFFSNHMEHIFTVDNLEYLYRGGRVSRTAAFVGGILNIKPVLHVEDGKLIPLEKIRGRKKVIKRMVDIMEERGVDYSNQTIGISHGDDMEAVEALMDQIKERLGCKEFIITLVGSTIGSHSGPGTLALFFLNKEIPDRYKS from the coding sequence GTGGCTGTTCAAATCATTACTGACAGTGCGGCAGATTTACCTAAGGAATTAATTCAAGAATACAGTATAGATGTTATGCCCCTAAGGGTCTATCTAGGGGAGAAAGAATACATAGATGGGGAAACCATTCAGCCCCTGGAGGTATTTCAAAATATGCGGGAGGGTACCCAATACAAAACGGCTCAAGTGCCCTTGCAAGTATTTGAAGATATCTTTAGTAAATATGCCGAAAAGGGGCAAAGTTGCATTTATATCGCTTTTTCTTCAGAATTATCCGGTACATATCAATCCTCTGTAATGGCAAAACAACAGGTATTAGAGGAATACCCAGATTTTGATATAGAAGTCATTGATACCAAGGCAGCTTCTATGGGATTTGGCTTGATTGTAAAATATGCTGCCCAAATGGCCCAAAAAGGTAAAACAAAAGAGGAAATTGTAGAAGCCATACACTTTTTTTCCAACCATATGGAGCACATCTTTACCGTAGATAATTTAGAATATCTCTATCGGGGTGGAAGGGTAAGTCGTACTGCTGCCTTCGTAGGGGGAATTCTCAACATAAAACCTGTTTTACATGTGGAAGACGGGAAATTAATTCCCCTTGAAAAGATTAGAGGAAGAAAAAAAGTGATTAAAAGAATGGTAGACATTATGGAAGAAAGAGGAGTAGATTATTCCAATCAAACCATTGGAATAAGTCACGGAGATGATATGGAGGCAGTAGAAGCTCTCATGGACCAGATCAAAGAAAGATTAGGTTGTAAGGAGTTTATCATCACCCTAGTAGGATCTACCATAGGCTCCCATTCCGGCCCAGGTACATTGGCACTGTTTTTCTTGAATAAAGAAATTCCAGATAGGTATAAATCATAA
- a CDS encoding peptidylprolyl isomerase, whose protein sequence is MEKGGTIKVELYPDVAPNTVNNFIDLVNKGFYDGTIFHRVIPGFMIQGGDPQGSGMGGPGYGIKGEFKINGFNNDLTHTRGVISMARAQNPNSAGSQFFIMHEDSPHLDGQYAAFGKAIEGMEVVDEIANVKKDFADRPREEQKMKKVTVELFGQEYPEPEKI, encoded by the coding sequence ATGGAAAAGGGAGGTACAATCAAGGTAGAACTATACCCTGATGTAGCACCTAATACAGTGAATAACTTTATTGATCTTGTAAATAAGGGATTTTATGATGGCACAATTTTCCACCGTGTTATTCCAGGATTCATGATACAAGGAGGCGACCCTCAGGGATCTGGAATGGGGGGACCTGGATATGGAATTAAGGGAGAATTTAAAATTAATGGCTTTAATAATGATTTAACTCATACTAGAGGGGTAATTTCTATGGCAAGAGCACAAAACCCTAACTCTGCTGGTTCACAGTTTTTTATCATGCATGAAGATTCACCTCATTTAGATGGACAGTATGCTGCCTTTGGCAAGGCCATAGAGGGCATGGAAGTCGTGGATGAAATAGCAAATGTAAAAAAGGATTTTGCAGATCGTCCCAGAGAAGAACAAAAAATGAAAAAGGTAACTGTAGAATTATTTGGGCAAGAATATCCAGAACCTGAAAAAATATAA
- a CDS encoding heavy-metal-associated domain-containing protein has product MKAKKFKLSNFEIPHDLRDKAQSIETQIGELSGVNAVRVDPFAQTVTVDFNEGEVSEKEITSILEENQFM; this is encoded by the coding sequence ATGAAGGCAAAAAAATTTAAGCTTTCTAATTTTGAAATACCCCATGATTTACGGGACAAAGCTCAAAGTATTGAAACACAAATAGGTGAACTATCAGGTGTTAATGCAGTAAGAGTAGATCCATTTGCCCAAACGGTGACAGTTGACTTTAATGAAGGGGAAGTATCTGAAAAAGAGATTACCTCTATATTAGAGGAAAATCAATTTATGTAA
- the uppS gene encoding polyprenyl diphosphate synthase has translation MRKFKRLPQHIGVIPDGNRRWAVAQGMEKQEGYDHGIDPGFQLYQMCLDLGVKELTFYGFTQDNTKRPKQQTTAFQKACIDAVNSLAHRDAELLVIGNTSSPLFPKELLPYTKPVKFGEGKIRINFLVNYGWNWDLSHALDKQGQCSQALGKQMIKNIASCDISRVDLILRWGGRRRLSGFLPVQSIYSDFYIIEDYWPDFKPEHFYNALDWYENQDITLGG, from the coding sequence ATGAGAAAATTTAAGCGATTACCTCAGCATATAGGGGTCATCCCTGATGGCAATAGAAGATGGGCAGTAGCCCAGGGGATGGAAAAACAAGAGGGATATGACCATGGTATTGATCCGGGTTTTCAGCTTTATCAAATGTGCCTGGACTTAGGAGTCAAGGAGCTTACCTTTTATGGATTTACCCAAGACAATACAAAGAGACCAAAGCAGCAAACCACAGCCTTCCAAAAGGCCTGTATAGATGCAGTAAATAGTTTGGCCCATAGAGACGCTGAACTTTTGGTCATTGGAAATACCTCCTCTCCCTTATTCCCCAAAGAACTTCTTCCTTATACCAAACCTGTAAAATTTGGGGAAGGAAAAATAAGAATTAATTTTTTAGTAAACTATGGATGGAATTGGGATTTAAGTCATGCTTTAGATAAGCAAGGGCAGTGTTCCCAAGCTTTAGGAAAACAAATGATTAAAAATATAGCCTCTTGTGATATCTCACGGGTAGATCTTATTTTAAGGTGGGGTGGGCGAAGAAGGCTAAGTGGATTTTTACCTGTACAATCCATTTATTCAGATTTTTATATTATAGAGGACTATTGGCCAGACTTTAAACCCGAACATTTTTATAATGCTTTGGATTGGTATGAAAATCAAGATATTACCCTAGGAGGGTAG
- a CDS encoding DUF1292 domain-containing protein codes for MGCNCNGDHDHKHDHDHGECQCHGDHHHEDAEMMYLTLEDGSELECEIVVGFEVDGKDYIVLLPEGEETVFIYGYQETEEGPVLSVIEDDDEFEKVAEVYDAMLDEEFEDELEQE; via the coding sequence ATGGGTTGTAATTGTAACGGAGATCACGATCATAAACATGACCATGATCATGGGGAGTGCCAATGCCATGGAGATCATCATCATGAAGATGCTGAGATGATGTATTTGACTTTAGAAGATGGTAGTGAATTGGAATGCGAAATTGTGGTTGGATTTGAAGTGGATGGAAAGGATTATATTGTTTTGCTTCCTGAAGGGGAAGAAACAGTATTTATTTATGGCTACCAAGAAACTGAAGAAGGGCCAGTGTTATCTGTTATTGAAGATGATGATGAATTTGAAAAGGTAGCTGAAGTATATGACGCCATGCTGGACGAAGAATTTGAGGATGAATTAGAGCAAGAATAA
- a CDS encoding prolyl-tRNA synthetase associated domain-containing protein — translation MDQKEQSVYEVLDELGIVYQRHEHPPVYTVEEAEKYWADIEGVHCKNLFLRNQKGKRHFLVVLTDSKKVDFSRLSSYVGGEKLSFASDKRLTKYLGLETGAVSPFGLINDEQDAVEVLIDKDLKEADKINFHPNVNTATVTISGQDFGKFLDWTENSVSYIDI, via the coding sequence ATGGATCAAAAAGAACAAAGCGTTTATGAAGTTTTAGATGAGTTAGGTATTGTCTATCAACGCCATGAACATCCTCCCGTATATACGGTGGAAGAAGCGGAAAAATATTGGGCAGATATTGAAGGTGTGCATTGTAAAAATTTATTTTTAAGAAATCAAAAGGGAAAAAGACACTTTCTCGTGGTATTAACCGATTCAAAAAAAGTAGATTTTAGTCGTTTATCTAGTTATGTAGGTGGAGAAAAACTTAGCTTTGCCTCGGATAAGCGCCTCACTAAATATTTAGGATTGGAAACTGGAGCGGTTTCTCCCTTTGGCCTCATTAATGATGAACAGGATGCGGTTGAGGTATTGATTGATAAGGATTTAAAAGAAGCTGATAAAATAAACTTTCATCCCAATGTCAATACAGCAACAGTGACCATCAGTGGGCAAGATTTTGGGAAATTTTTAGATTGGACAGAGAATTCGGTTTCTTATATTGATATTTAG
- a CDS encoding lysozyme inhibitor LprI family protein has protein sequence MKNKKIVFLIVIALSILTLVACTKDSKKDQESASETGENQQVEDNLNKDDDTGKTALPDGESDEKANENVSESNTPNSITKVKGRKEFLTRLDDIQEELDTLPEKKDSDAGATNAMRSFYGKSYDMYDEALNDIYALLKKQLSSETMKNLKTEQIKWIEQKEALADQEASQYKGGTFEFVAYHSSLYQSTKDRCYELVNKYMTE, from the coding sequence ATGAAGAATAAAAAAATTGTATTTCTTATTGTCATAGCATTATCAATCCTCACATTGGTAGCATGTACAAAAGATAGTAAAAAAGATCAAGAGTCTGCAAGTGAAACAGGAGAAAATCAGCAAGTAGAAGATAATCTGAATAAAGATGATGATACAGGGAAAACAGCTCTGCCAGATGGAGAATCTGATGAAAAAGCAAATGAAAATGTTTCGGAAAGCAACACACCAAATTCAATAACAAAAGTAAAAGGAAGAAAAGAATTTCTGACAAGATTAGATGACATACAAGAAGAACTTGATACCTTACCAGAAAAAAAGGATTCAGATGCTGGAGCAACAAATGCTATGCGCAGTTTCTACGGAAAATCCTATGATATGTATGATGAAGCCTTAAATGATATCTATGCTTTATTAAAAAAGCAGTTGTCCTCAGAAACAATGAAAAATTTAAAAACTGAACAAATTAAATGGATAGAACAAAAAGAAGCTTTAGCAGATCAAGAAGCTTCCCAATACAAGGGTGGAACCTTTGAATTTGTTGCCTATCATTCATCCCTTTACCAATCAACAAAAGATAGATGTTATGAGTTAGTGAACAAGTATATGACAGAATAA
- a CDS encoding NUDIX hydrolase, which produces MNCKAYELNDLKNYKYVVIIAKYHGKWVLCRHKKRETWETAGGHIELGETPLDAAKRELFEETGATSFDIKPIFDYWAGDETSWANGMVFYAEIKELNDLPESEMEKIECFETLPSNLTYKDITPKLFQHLENNFKHIFSA; this is translated from the coding sequence ATGAATTGTAAAGCCTATGAACTAAACGATTTAAAGAATTATAAATATGTAGTCATTATAGCAAAGTACCATGGGAAATGGGTTTTGTGTAGACATAAAAAGAGAGAGACATGGGAAACCGCTGGTGGACATATAGAGTTAGGTGAAACTCCCTTGGATGCTGCTAAAAGAGAATTGTTTGAAGAAACAGGTGCTACTTCATTTGATATAAAACCCATATTTGATTATTGGGCTGGCGATGAAACTTCATGGGCTAATGGAATGGTCTTTTATGCAGAGATAAAGGAATTAAATGACTTACCCGAAAGTGAAATGGAAAAAATAGAATGTTTTGAAACATTGCCATCTAACTTAACATACAAAGATATTACGCCAAAGCTATTTCAGCATTTAGAGAATAACTTTAAGCATATATTTTCAGCATAA
- a CDS encoding ABC transporter ATP-binding protein, protein MLSLKNVSKSYDNKKNAVDSLNLEVKKGEIMGFIGPNGAGKTTAIKMITGILSPSEGEITINGVDIDKSPLRAKINFTYVPDHPAIFDAIKGIDYLNFIADMYDVAVEQRRERIERFTKAFQIDHALGQPINSFSHGMKQKLLVSGALIPDPKLFILDEPLVGLDPQSAKILKDVMKEHCNNGGTVFFSSHVLEVVENLCDRVAIINKGKLIACDTPENIKKNTNATLEQIFLEMTKDE, encoded by the coding sequence ATGCTATCTTTAAAAAATGTCAGTAAAAGTTATGATAATAAGAAAAATGCAGTGGATAGTTTAAATTTAGAAGTAAAAAAAGGAGAAATCATGGGATTTATTGGCCCCAATGGAGCCGGTAAAACCACAGCCATTAAGATGATTACAGGTATTCTCTCTCCCTCGGAAGGGGAAATTACTATAAATGGCGTAGATATAGATAAATCCCCCTTAAGAGCCAAGATTAATTTTACTTATGTACCTGATCATCCAGCTATTTTTGATGCCATTAAGGGCATTGATTATTTAAACTTTATTGCGGATATGTACGATGTAGCAGTAGAGCAAAGAAGGGAAAGGATTGAAAGATTTACTAAGGCTTTTCAAATTGACCATGCCCTAGGTCAACCCATTAACTCATTTTCCCATGGAATGAAACAAAAACTACTGGTTTCAGGCGCATTAATTCCCGATCCCAAACTATTTATATTGGATGAACCTTTGGTAGGGCTAGACCCCCAATCAGCAAAAATATTAAAGGATGTCATGAAAGAACATTGTAATAATGGAGGCACAGTATTTTTCTCCTCCCATGTGTTGGAAGTCGTAGAAAATCTATGTGATCGGGTGGCCATAATTAATAAAGGGAAATTAATAGCCTGTGATACCCCAGAAAATATTAAGAAAAATACCAATGCTACGCTAGAACAAATTTTCTTGGAGATGACCAAAGATGAATAA
- the spoVAE gene encoding stage V sporulation protein AE: protein MEKFFWAFVVGGGICVLGQILIDVFRLTPAHVTTSFVSAGAILGGLGWYDPLIKFAGAGASIPISSFGNALLKGAMMEFERDGFVGVLTGVFDITSAGVSAAIIFAFIASLIFRPKG from the coding sequence TTGGAAAAATTTTTTTGGGCTTTTGTGGTAGGTGGAGGTATTTGTGTACTGGGTCAAATTTTAATTGATGTATTTCGGTTAACCCCTGCCCACGTTACGACTAGTTTTGTATCCGCAGGAGCTATATTAGGAGGTTTGGGTTGGTATGATCCTTTAATTAAATTTGCAGGAGCAGGAGCAAGTATACCCATAAGTAGTTTTGGTAATGCCCTTTTAAAGGGAGCAATGATGGAGTTTGAAAGAGATGGCTTTGTCGGAGTTCTGACAGGAGTTTTTGATATTACCAGTGCCGGGGTATCGGCAGCTATTATTTTTGCCTTTATTGCCTCCTTGATCTTCAGGCCCAAGGGATAG
- the spoVAD gene encoding stage V sporulation protein AD, translated as MLVGKQTWKFDSQPVILSSAAVGGPFEGQGALAQDFDVINDDIWMGQDSFEKAEQILQEQCCQKAIQKANLKEENIDFLISGDLINQITNSSFAARTLGIPYLGIFGACSTSMEGLALASLIVDSKAANYVLAATSSHNGTSERQFRYPTEYGIQKPPTAQWTVTGAGAALVAQQGKGPKVTHATIGKVVDMGLTDPMNMGAAMAPAAVDTIRAHFRDLNIQPTDYDLIATGDLASVGFEITSEILEKEGLIIPPEIFTDCGMLIYKEDQPVFAGASGCASAATVTYGHLLNRMRRGELKKILIIATGALLSPLSYQQKETIPCIAHAVSIEM; from the coding sequence ATGCTAGTAGGAAAGCAAACGTGGAAATTTGATTCCCAACCTGTTATTCTTTCTTCGGCTGCTGTAGGTGGACCCTTTGAAGGACAGGGAGCCTTAGCACAGGATTTTGACGTGATTAATGATGACATATGGATGGGACAGGATAGTTTTGAAAAAGCCGAGCAAATACTACAGGAACAATGTTGTCAAAAAGCCATACAAAAAGCCAATTTAAAAGAAGAAAATATAGATTTTTTAATTAGCGGTGACTTAATTAATCAGATTACAAATAGCAGCTTTGCTGCCCGTACATTGGGAATACCTTATTTAGGAATATTTGGGGCTTGCTCTACTTCTATGGAAGGTCTAGCTCTAGCATCCCTAATCGTGGATAGTAAGGCAGCCAATTATGTGCTAGCCGCTACTTCTAGTCACAATGGTACCTCAGAAAGGCAGTTTCGTTATCCCACTGAATATGGGATCCAAAAACCTCCTACAGCTCAATGGACGGTTACTGGGGCAGGAGCAGCGTTAGTGGCTCAACAGGGAAAGGGACCTAAGGTTACCCATGCTACCATTGGGAAGGTCGTAGATATGGGACTTACTGACCCCATGAATATGGGGGCAGCTATGGCGCCCGCAGCTGTAGATACGATTAGAGCACATTTTCGAGATTTAAATATACAGCCTACAGATTATGATTTAATTGCCACAGGGGATTTAGCCAGTGTTGGATTTGAGATTACTAGTGAAATATTGGAAAAGGAAGGATTGATTATTCCGCCAGAAATATTTACAGATTGTGGAATGTTAATATACAAAGAAGACCAACCAGTCTTTGCAGGAGCCAGTGGATGTGCATCCGCTGCTACAGTTACCTATGGACATCTTCTCAATAGAATGCGTAGGGGAGAACTGAAAAAAATATTAATTATAGCCACTGGGGCTTTGCTCTCCCCTCTTTCCTATCAGCAAAAGGAAACTATCCCCTGTATAGCCCATGCAGTATCCATAGAAATGTAG
- the spoVAC gene encoding stage V sporulation protein AC — MANKQKNNLTAQQQQYQEFAKVKEAKRPILKNCLKAFVSGGLICTLGQFITWIFTTYFDFTDTTAASPTSAVLIIIAMLLTGFGVYDHIAQWAGAGTVVPITGFANAMTSAAIEHRSEGYVLGVGGNMFKLAGSVIVFGVFSAFVVAIIKITIMKLGGM, encoded by the coding sequence ATGGCAAATAAACAAAAAAATAATTTAACTGCGCAGCAACAGCAATATCAAGAATTTGCAAAAGTCAAAGAGGCTAAAAGGCCGATATTGAAAAATTGTCTCAAGGCCTTTGTATCTGGAGGATTAATTTGTACCCTAGGTCAATTTATAACATGGATATTTACAACATATTTTGATTTTACAGATACAACTGCCGCCAGTCCCACTTCAGCGGTGCTCATTATTATTGCTATGCTACTTACTGGGTTTGGGGTTTATGACCATATAGCCCAATGGGCAGGGGCAGGTACAGTTGTACCCATTACAGGCTTTGCCAATGCTATGACTTCTGCGGCCATAGAACATAGAAGTGAAGGTTATGTTTTAGGGGTAGGAGGAAATATGTTCAAGTTGGCAGGCTCAGTTATTGTATTTGGGGTATTTTCTGCCTTTGTAGTGGCGATTATTAAAATTACAATTATGAAGTTGGGTGGGATGTAG
- a CDS encoding AI-2E family transporter, whose product MNKPEEYPKGKNNDRDSLFKEIKNVFFTYFKGKLTIALILGALAWGMLWILKIPYSGIMGVLIGGLNLIPYIGPLLSAILVVGTTLILTNLKKALWALAVVILLQIMDDWILQPKILGKAFGINPIMIFVLVFVGGLAFGIPGMILAVPIGAILKIIFKKYKRNL is encoded by the coding sequence GTGAATAAACCTGAAGAATATCCTAAAGGAAAAAATAATGATAGGGATAGCCTATTTAAAGAAATTAAAAATGTATTTTTCACCTATTTTAAAGGGAAATTAACCATTGCACTAATATTAGGAGCACTAGCCTGGGGAATGCTTTGGATTTTAAAAATTCCCTATAGTGGGATAATGGGCGTACTTATTGGAGGATTAAATCTTATTCCCTATATTGGCCCTTTGCTAAGTGCCATTCTTGTGGTGGGGACAACACTAATTTTGACCAATCTAAAAAAGGCATTATGGGCATTAGCCGTAGTCATTCTTTTACAGATAATGGATGACTGGATTTTACAACCTAAAATCCTCGGTAAAGCCTTTGGAATTAACCCTATTATGATTTTTGTTTTGGTTTTTGTGGGTGGTCTAGCCTTTGGTATTCCCGGTATGATTCTAGCTGTCCCTATTGGGGCGATATTAAAAATAATATTTAAAAAATATAAAAGAAATTTATAA
- a CDS encoding CBS domain-containing protein: MNVIFFLTPKNEVIYETPDSTMRQALERMEYHRYSAIPLIDGKGKYVGTITEGDLLWKLKNTPDLNFMNTSKILLKDVPRHADNVPVSIDSNIGDLIYSAINQNFVPVVDDQGIFIGIIKRSDIINYCYESLYGKREENSVIFK, translated from the coding sequence ATGAATGTGATATTTTTTCTAACTCCCAAAAATGAGGTCATTTATGAAACACCAGATTCCACTATGAGGCAAGCATTGGAGAGAATGGAGTACCATCGTTATTCAGCTATTCCATTAATTGATGGGAAAGGTAAATATGTAGGAACCATAACCGAAGGGGATTTGTTATGGAAATTAAAAAATACACCGGATTTAAATTTTATGAATACCAGTAAGATACTTCTTAAGGACGTACCTAGACATGCGGATAATGTTCCAGTATCTATTGATTCAAATATTGGGGATCTCATTTATTCAGCTATCAATCAAAACTTTGTTCCTGTAGTAGATGATCAAGGAATTTTTATCGGGATTATAAAAAGAAGCGATATTATTAATTATTGCTATGAATCCTTATATGGAAAAAGAGAAGAGAATAGTGTAATATTTAAGTAA
- a CDS encoding hydrolase, translated as MVDNNQIYIPHLTSRLRRNYVSVPPIIQTASGINIFGKTIRSLIFTTDVAIIENTNADAVIAVYPFTPQPSITQALLTIADIPVLCGVGGGLTQGIRSADIALHAEFQGALGVVMNAPTPNETIQAVKERVDIPVAITIVSEHTNIQEKLDVGVDMLNVSGGSKTPSIVTAIRKSFPYIPIIATGGNTEESIKATIKAGANAISFTPPSTAELFKERMEIYRAEENAKYNK; from the coding sequence ATTGTGGACAATAATCAAATTTATATTCCACATCTTACTAGCAGATTGCGCAGAAATTATGTGAGTGTACCGCCCATTATTCAAACTGCGTCTGGTATAAATATCTTCGGCAAGACAATACGTTCTCTTATTTTCACCACTGATGTAGCTATTATTGAAAATACCAATGCGGATGCAGTCATTGCTGTATATCCTTTTACACCACAACCATCTATCACCCAAGCTCTTTTAACAATAGCAGATATACCCGTTCTTTGCGGCGTAGGGGGTGGGCTTACCCAAGGAATACGCTCAGCGGATATTGCACTACATGCTGAATTTCAAGGGGCTTTAGGTGTTGTAATGAATGCGCCTACACCTAATGAGACCATTCAAGCGGTGAAAGAAAGAGTGGATATTCCTGTTGCCATTACTATTGTTTCTGAGCATACCAATATCCAAGAAAAACTTGATGTAGGAGTGGACATGCTTAATGTAAGTGGAGGCTCTAAAACGCCCAGTATTGTGACAGCTATTAGAAAGAGTTTTCCCTATATACCCATTATTGCCACTGGAGGAAATACTGAGGAGTCTATCAAGGCTACCATAAAGGCTGGCGCCAATGCCATTAGCTTTACTCCTCCATCTACTGCAGAACTATTCAAAGAAAGAATGGAAATCTATAGGGCAGAAGAAAATGCAAAGTATAACAAATAG
- the mscL gene encoding large-conductance mechanosensitive channel protein MscL — MLEEFKKFILRGNVLDLAIGVIIGGAFGKIVSSLVDDVLMPVLGIFMGGINFTNLKWHIRNPNGDVVSISYGSFIQSIVDFLIIGLSIFVFIKLINSLLHKKEKEKEESPKVPSPEEELLMEIRDLLKDKV; from the coding sequence ATGTTAGAAGAATTTAAGAAATTTATTCTACGAGGTAATGTACTTGATCTTGCAATAGGAGTGATCATAGGCGGGGCTTTTGGGAAAATTGTATCTTCCCTGGTAGATGATGTGCTTATGCCTGTCCTAGGCATATTTATGGGAGGAATTAATTTTACAAATTTAAAATGGCATATTAGAAATCCCAATGGGGATGTGGTGTCCATATCCTATGGATCCTTTATTCAATCTATTGTAGATTTCTTGATTATTGGCCTTTCTATCTTTGTATTTATAAAACTTATTAATTCCCTTCTTCACAAAAAGGAAAAAGAAAAGGAAGAATCCCCCAAAGTACCTTCTCCAGAGGAAGAATTATTGATGGAGATTAGGGATCTGCTTAAGGATAAAGTATAA
- a CDS encoding spore coat protein yields MVNLTQKERMLLEDQKSHEELCIKKYNDYANKAQDPQLKQLCTSLGQHEQQHLDTINSILSGQVPNMNQQQQGQQNQQQNQQNMQNMQNQSASGSGMPNASDAYLCNDLLATEKYVSGTYDTTIFECTQKDIRNVLNHIQKEEQEHGESIFNYMQSHGMYNPQ; encoded by the coding sequence ATGGTAAATTTAACGCAGAAGGAAAGAATGCTTTTAGAAGATCAAAAGAGTCATGAGGAATTGTGTATAAAAAAATATAATGATTATGCAAATAAAGCACAAGACCCTCAGCTTAAACAATTATGCACAAGCCTTGGTCAGCACGAACAGCAACATTTAGATACCATTAATAGTATACTTAGCGGCCAAGTCCCTAATATGAACCAACAGCAACAGGGACAACAAAATCAACAACAAAATCAGCAAAACATGCAGAATATGCAAAACCAAAGTGCTTCAGGAAGCGGTATGCCCAATGCAAGTGATGCTTATCTTTGTAACGACCTTTTGGCAACAGAAAAATACGTTTCCGGTACTTATGATACCACGATTTTTGAATGTACACAAAAGGATATTAGAAATGTATTAAATCATATCCAAAAAGAAGAACAGGAACATGGGGAAAGTATCTTCAACTACATGCAAAGTCATGGAATGTATAATCCTCAATAA
- a CDS encoding LacI family DNA-binding transcriptional regulator — MATIKDIANITGVSPTTVSRVLNFDTSLSVADETRRRILEVAEDLDYKTPKQRSRAVDKLIKIGLLHWYSQEEELGDPYYLSIRRGIEKECFHRKIEMVTIFKQDDRYRINELNDLDGVVAVGKFSKEDIEEFMYYSKNISFVDFSPNEKQFDSVVIDFKNALREALEYLYHSGHREIGYIGGREYIGRKKELIEDEREIEYHRFVKEKGIYNPEHVYFGQFNSAYGYQIIKKAIQKGPLPSAFFLGNDSLAIGAMKALYESNIKVPDDISIMGFNDIPTAKYLTPPLSTIKVHTEFMGETAVGLLLERIKGNRKIPKKVVIPCELKIRKSIKSM, encoded by the coding sequence ATGGCTACGATAAAAGACATTGCTAATATTACTGGGGTTTCCCCTACTACAGTATCTAGAGTATTGAATTTTGATACCAGTCTTTCTGTAGCTGACGAAACAAGAAGACGTATTCTTGAAGTAGCAGAGGATTTAGATTATAAAACTCCAAAACAAAGATCCAGAGCTGTGGATAAACTTATCAAGATTGGATTGTTACACTGGTATTCTCAAGAGGAGGAATTGGGAGATCCCTATTACCTATCCATTAGGCGGGGAATTGAAAAAGAATGTTTTCATAGAAAAATTGAAATGGTAACTATTTTTAAACAAGATGATCGATATAGAATCAATGAGTTAAATGATTTGGATGGTGTGGTAGCCGTAGGGAAATTTAGCAAAGAAGATATTGAGGAGTTTATGTATTATTCTAAGAATATTTCCTTCGTGGATTTTTCTCCTAATGAAAAGCAGTTCGATTCTGTAGTCATAGATTTCAAGAATGCCCTAAGAGAGGCTTTAGAGTATTTATACCATAGTGGACATAGGGAAATAGGCTATATTGGGGGAAGGGAATATATTGGACGCAAAAAAGAATTAATAGAGGATGAAAGAGAAATAGAATATCATAGATTTGTAAAGGAAAAGGGAATTTATAATCCTGAACATGTTTATTTTGGTCAGTTTAATTCTGCCTATGGTTATCAAATCATAAAAAAAGCCATTCAAAAGGGTCCACTACCTTCAGCCTTTTTTTTGGGCAATGATTCTTTAGCCATTGGAGCCATGAAGGCCCTCTATGAATCAAATATTAAAGTCCCTGATGATATCAGTATTATGGGATTCAATGATATACCCACAGCAAAATATTTAACTCCTCCTTTAAGCACCATAAAAGTTCATACAGAATTTATGGGAGAAACAGCTGTAGGATTATTATTGGAGAGAATAAAGGGAAATAGAAAAATTCCTAAAAAAGTAGTCATACCTTGTGAATTAAAAATAAGAAAAAGTATTAAATCCATGTAA